The Lytechinus pictus isolate F3 Inbred chromosome 8, Lp3.0, whole genome shotgun sequence nucleotide sequence AAAAAAGGCCACGATGTGGAAGATTTAAGAGAGTACAATTCGTCTTTCAAAAAGAGCTCTGAATTACTTCAGGGTCAAGGAAAGACAAAAGCTACAGCAGTCAAGAATCATATGACGTGTATTGATAATCAAATCAAACGTGTCCATGATCACATTGATGCGGAAAATGTGAAGCTTGACATGCTTTGTGAAGAAGCTATCAAGAAAATACAAGAGAGGAATGCTACCTTGAAAAAACAACTAGACGATCAGAAAGAAGAAGTCTACAAGAGtttaaatgatatgaaaattgATGATGAGAGATTGGTTAAGAGTATTGAGAGTGCGAGTGAACTGGTGAGTACTAGTTTGGAGGCCCCACTAGAAGGGGATGTTGTAGCAATACGTGATTCATTGTATGGagaattgaaaaatgtattacTTAGGGAAAATCCAAAGAAGAAGGTTGCTACTGATATAGGTGATCATGCAGAGGAACTGACTTTTACACCGAGCTGCAATCCTGATGCATTATCAATGGGGGAACTGAGGATTGTGAATTGCGAGCCCGCGAAATGCAATGTATTACTCTCAAAGAAAGATAGTATGAATGGCATGGTGACTTCAAAGAATGGCATAGTTGCTGTTGGATCAAGATTTGGAGGAATCGAAATCTACTCTGCTGATGGTCAGCTGCAGAAGACAGTTATCAAATATGTCGAAACAAGTGAGGTAGGATTCCTCTCTGATGGTCGTTATGTTGTACTTGATACATGCAATAAGATATCACTGTACACATCAGATGAAGAGAAGCAGGATGTAACATTCGATACTATATACGATAGTGAAGGTGGGCTTGGTGGTCTCGCCGTAGACAGCAATGATCTGATCTATGTTAGCTACAGGAAAGCTAAGAAGATCCAGGTATTCTCACCATCAGGTGGGAAGGCTATCAGGGAGATACCATGCGATGGGTATGAACCTGCACAAATCACAAGCTATGGTGATTCATTGATCGTTAAGCAGTATGACAACCAGATAGCACGTATTGATAAAAAAGGTGATATAATGCATAAATTATGGAAATCGGAAGAACACACCCTACTTGTTGATGTGAGTAAAGACAATACAACCCTGATTGCCTCTGTAAGACAGGAGGACGGTCTGCTCAATATTGATGAGTATACCGGTAAACTGAAACACATCAGAAGTCTTATATATGATTATAAGATTGAGAAACCGGAGAGGCAGTGGTATTACCTTAGACAGTTTCAATCAGGAGAGATAGCTTTCTGTACACCAGATAGGCTCTATATATTCAACCAAGTGACTAATAAAGTTACCTCGTAAGTCAAATCTCTTTTTACTTAACAAATTAATCTTGGTAGTCCATTACTGTCAAGAATCaagaaattttattcattccattcgacaaaaaaaatcacgtaTACAATAGAATATTAAAAGACAAAATTACATGATATACAACGAAAAAAAAGTCATCGGTATTACATACAAAGGAAAGTAATACAATTAGATTTGAGACGCTGCAAAAGttaaaccaaaaaataaaataacttcAACTGATGAAGATCTCTCCCATCCTGTGCCCAAAATGTATCGCATCTATATAGCATAGTTTCAGGCATGTCATGTTAGGGTATACTTAGATTCTATATACTGCTCCAATATTTaccggttacacttcgtaattccgaagcttcgtaattccgaaggttctttattccgaaggttcataattccgaaacacgtaaattgcctacacctcgatgttcgttaatccgaaaacgaaaaagggttcgttaatccgaacatttgtggcgttattccgacggttcgttattccgaaggttcgaaaatccgaaaacgaaataaggttcgttgttccgaaggctcgttaatccgaaaacgaaataaggttcgttttttccgaaggttcgttaatccgaaaatgaaataaggttcgttgttccgaaggttcgttaatccgaaaacaaaataaggttcgttaatccgaaaaatgaaaaccgggaaagcagaggcagaggcaaatgggggggggggggggcgggggacaCTGTTGccgttcaattgttatgaggatgggaaggcaagggcggccgaacgaATTTTCGTTCGGGGGGTAAAGCCAAAAAATGAAACTCATAGgtcaaaatgggcactttggtgATATAATCACCTTAAGCCTATCATCTGcttgaagtcattgtgtgtttgATAGTGATTAAGTAGAGAAAAACTTTTTTGAAGTGACTTCTTATTAtggcaaaatgtatatttaagcTTTATTTTTCGGGAAagagtataatgagcgagcggcttggtaaaaaacaaattaaaggtgaagttgtaaaactcgtttaggggtcaATTATTCTTAAAATGCCATTATTACGAGGTGTTGCGAGCGTAAATCACAAGCTAAAACTTAagggtatttcaataaaaaatgaaaataagtttttaaaaatccgAGCAGATTTCTGCtgtcattaaaaagatgtgcatctaactaaagaattaacacgagcgcaaaacgcgagcttaaacatactgaccagaaaaggaacctgttaaagaAAGCGTTTAGTGacctctttaggatacataTTTCTGCAATCGAATaattgagagtgcgaagcgcaagctgaaaatttgcaatattccagcctgaaaatttaacttgtatactttaaaaagagtattttatttcgaaaaacaaacagcatatttatttttgaaaaaggaactttcccattttggaaaaataagcatttccctgtttttgatttcatttttggggtgcaagtgccccctgcctCCCTCCCAGCGGATCCAACTTTTGTCAAATAGGGGcgggcaaatttttttttcagccatattttcctcgatcggcagcttaaagttgatttttgtttgtttctttgaaagggtagtcctaatagtcaataattagctttatacttataaaacaaagtaaatatgtaataacataataaaccctttttaaataatgcgagcgcgagctatattttttttaatatgatggaCAATATAtttgtgatcttcaaaacgAGATGCCTATTAGATAATAACTACTAGCAAGAAGCGAGAACAGAAATTTAAAATATAAGCTCTGACCTGATctaaaggggacattttaagaactttttgcagttagccatgaagacgatgcgTGTTTTTAAACCAatggcggcggaacgtattttccctttttttttgggggggggggcatagccaAAAAAGGGGCCAATAgaggcattttggtgcaaacgaaTATTTTCGCcataagattatcatctgtgtaaagaggttgtgtgttttgtagtaattaagttgagcaaaaaTTTTTAAGTGATCTCTgattgataaattatatctgcgagcgtagcgagcaagcggtttggggaaaaaatcaaatctgaagatggaaaattcacctttttggtcaattactgttaaaaaggcatccttgtgagatgttgcgagcggatcacgtgctcaaacttttggaaatttcatgtaggcctaaaatgataataatgataataatgatatggctatccagggaagccacttcagttctgaaaactgttctcccagctattattatcccgactttagctgggctgcctaggcgcccaaaggaaggcattaacgaatttctaccgggtacccattcacctcacctgggttgagtgcagcacagtgtgaataatttcttgctgaaagaaataaTGCCATGacttggattcgaacctacgaccctctgccttaaagtcagaagacttatccactgggccaaaacGCCCCGCATAAAAAGTAAACGTTCCGATTTTATTTCGTAAACATGAAAAAAGGATGTGAATTTAACTAAAGAatcaaatgcgagcgcgaagcgcgagctgaaatttttcatatactgACCAGGAGAGGAACCTTCTGCATTTGGTGACTCATGAATGGGATATGTGCTAGgcctacatatctcaccaatcgattaatgcaagcgcgaagctcaagctgaaaatttgtgatattctaaccatgaaactggacattctaggaaTTTTATTTCACCAGGATCAGAATGACTACCTTAATGAGCAATAATtagtgcgagcgcaaaacgcgaaccaaaaatgtgtgatattccaacctttAAAGTGGACATTCTATGCATGTGTTGTTACCAAGAACTGGACGAATACCTTATACCAAATAAAAAACTGATGAGGAgcgagcttcttttttttttttttttttgaaatttcatgatggCCCCCAAAAAATCCCGTCGgaaaaaagtgacatttttcaaaatggaatacccTTTTGGGCTCGCGCTTATTAgcacttgcatcaattatttttttttacaagaatgcttagaatgtccagttttcaggttagaaAATCGGAAAAATTTGGCTCACGTTTCTCGCTCGCATCAAGTATTGTTTATTGAGGAACTCATTCTATTcctggttttaaaaaaaatgtataaaatgtccagttttcaggttggaatatcacatttacatatcattattaaaaatgacatcccctccaatacaaatcctattatctggaggttactcgcacgcgaccaacaaacttaatcccctgcatggctgcatccttaaaccatttgctaaaggcagcaattgctcagataaaCTCGAAATTAGCCTATGCTTGATCCGGGCGCCTAttcttaatgaaatacatgCTTTTGGCCACAACACACGCATGTATCATCGATCGTTATTACTATCATTGAATAATATCGTGTTATCTTGTAATGACAACACCGTGTTTGGtaccaaaatgaataattttcattttcggaaataccaaccttatttaattttcggattaacgaaccttatttcgttttcggattaacgaaccttcggaattacaaaccttatttcgttttcggattaacgaaccttcggaattacgaaccttatttcgttttcggattgatgaaccttcggaattacgaaccttatttcgttttcggattgacgaaccttcg carries:
- the LOC135154880 gene encoding RING finger protein 207-like — protein: MATLEHTVLQSLKCPVCFGLLNDPKQLSCSHTFCQKCIQGILVCSVQRNTLSCPICRNTTNVTDGDVANLKTNIPVKSLVDDVRNSKQLCDVCEEQLRATQFCCECGKNMCNACLQDHNNWKPHLKHKVVSVEEIRKGRVVLKKKVYCKEEVHTSDECECSDVCTTCKKLICMRCRMLYHEKKGHDVEDLREYNSSFKKSSELLQGQGKTKATAVKNHMTCIDNQIKRVHDHIDAENVKLDMLCEEAIKKIQERNATLKKQLDDQKEEVYKSLNDMKIDDERLVKSIESASELVSTSLEAPLEGDVVAIRDSLYGELKNVLLRENPKKKVATDIGDHAEELTFTPSCNPDALSMGELRIVNCEPAKCNVLLSKKDSMNGMVTSKNGIVAVGSRFGGIEIYSADGQLQKTVIKYVETSEVGFLSDGRYVVLDTCNKISLYTSDEEKQDVTFDTIYDSEGGLGGLAVDSNDLIYVSYRKAKKIQVFSPSGGKAIREIPCDGYEPAQITSYGDSLIVKQYDNQIARIDKKGDIMHKLWKSEEHTLLVDVSKDNTTLIASVRQEDGLLNIDEYTGKLKHIRSLIYDYKIEKPERQWYYLRQFQSGEIAFCTPDRLYIFNQVTNKVTS